The Solanum lycopersicum chromosome 6, SLM_r2.1 genome has a window encoding:
- the LOC778225 gene encoding isochorismate synthase isoform X2, which yields MAVGVRHCTIRFMELESSSLMKCLLLSSPLYRKQSVHFSNSSTQRYNQCCSLSMNGCQGDSRAPIGIVETRTLPAVSSPALAMERLNSAISDMIKSDPPPYDSGIIRLEVPIEEQIESLEWLHAQNHLLLPRCFFSGRRVASEMCINGASSHSKLVSVAGVGSAVFFTHLRPFSLDDWRAIRRFLSKKCPLIRAYGAIRFDATANIASEWSAFGSFYFMVPQVEFDELEGSSIIAATIAWDNAASWTYQRAIDALQATIWQLSSVLITVQKKNPHSHILANTHVPGKASWDHAVNRALQIISRNDPVLIKVVLARSTRVVTAADIDPLTWLACLKVEGENAYQFCLQPPHSPAFIGNTPEQLFHRDRLSICSEALAGTRARGGSELLDLNIEQDLLSSAKDHNEFAIVRECIRRRLEAVCSSVIIEPKKAIRKFTRVQHLYARLRGRLQAEDDEFKILSSVHPTPAVCGYPTEDARAFISETEMFDRGMYAGPVGWFGGEESEFAVGIRSALVEKGLGALIYAGTGIVEGSDSSLEWEELELKTSQFTKLMKLEAPLLTRGQSRIINQNQKVQRA from the exons ATGGCTGTAGGTGTAAGGCACTGCACCATAAGGTTCATGGAACTTGAATCATCATCACtaatgaaatgtttgctcttGTCTTCACCTCTATATAGAAAGCAATCAGTTCACTTCTCCAACTCTTCTACTCAA AGATATAATCAATGTTGTTCATTGTCGATGAATGGATGCCAAGGCGATTCAAGAGCTCCTATTGGAATCGTTGAAACTCGAACTTTGCCTGCAGTTTCTAGCCCTGCATTGGCCATGGAACGTCTCAATTCTGCCATCTCCGATATGATTAAGTCCGATCCTCCGCCTTACGATTCCGGCATTATTCGCCTTGAG GTGCCAATTGAAGAGCAGATTGAATCACTTGAGTGGCTTCATGCCCAGAACCATCTCCTCCTCCCTCGCTGCTTCTTCTCCGGTCGAAGAGTTGCTTCTGAAATGTGCATCAATGGAGCTTCTTCTCATTCTAAATTGGTCAGTGTAGCTGGTGTCGGTTCAGCTGTCTTCTTTACTCATTTACGTCCCTTCTCATTAGACGATTGGCGTGCTATAAGAAG GTTCCTCTCCAAGAAATGTCCACTAATTCGTGCTTATGGGGCAATCCGATTTGATGCAACAGCCAATATAGCTTCTGAATGGAGTGCTTTTGGCTCATTTTATTTCATGGTTCCTCAG GTTGAGTTTGATGAGCTTGAAGGAAGTTCAATTATTGCTGCAACTATTGCATGGGACAATGCTGCCTCATGGACATACCAGAGGGCAATAGATGCACTTCAGGCCACAATATGGCAG CTTTCCTCCGTTCTTATAACAGTGCAGAAGAAAAATCCCCATTCGCATATACTTGCCAATACACATGTGCCGGGTAAAGCGTCTTGGGACCATGCGGTTAACCGTGCTTTGCAAATAATAAGCAGAAATGACCCTGTACTGATCAAG GTGGTACTTGCTCGTAGCACCAGAGTTGTGACAGCTGCAGATATTGATCCACTAACATGGCTGGCTTGCTTAAAG GTTGAAGGAGAAAATGCATATCAGTTCTGTTTGCAACCTCCCCATTCGCCGGCATTCATTGGAAACACT CCAGAGCAGCTATTTCATCGGGACCGCCTCAGCATTTGTAGTGAGGCTTTAGCTGGAACACGGGCTAGGGGTGGATCAGAGCTTCTGGATCTTAATATAGAACAGGATTTACTATCCAG CGCTAAGGACCATAATGAGTTTGCTATAGTACGGGAGTGCATAAGAAGAAGATTGGAG GCTGTGTGTTCAAGCGTTATAATTGAACCAAAGAAAGCAATAAGAAAATTTACAAGAGTTCAACATCTTTACGCTCGATTGAGGGGGAGACTCCAGGCTGAAGATGATGAG TTTAAGATATTGTCATCCGTGCACCCTACTCCAGCAGTTTGTGGGTATCCTACAGAAGATGCACGGGCTTTTATTTCAGAAACTG AAATGTTTGACCGAGGAATGTATGCTGGTCCTGTTGGTTGGTTTGGAGGGGAAGAGAGTGAATTTGCGGTTGGAATAAGGTCGGCTTTGGTTGAAAAG GGTCTTGGCGCACTAATTTATGCGGGAACTGGGATAGTGGAAGGAAGTGATTCATCTCTAGAATGGGAAGAGCTAGAGCTAAAGACTTCACAG TTCACCAAATTGATGAAACTTGAGGCACCTCTTTTGACTAGAGGACAAAGTAGGATTATCAATCAGAATCAGAAAG TTCAAAGAGCCTGA
- the LOC778225 gene encoding isochorismate synthase isoform X3: MAVGVRHCTIRFMELESSSLMKCLLLSSPLYRKQSVHFSNSSTQRYNQCCSLSMNGCQGDSRAPIGIVETRTLPAVSSPALAMERLNSAISDMIKSDPPPYDSGIIRLEVPIEEQIESLEWLHAQNHLLLPRCFFSGRRVASEMCINGASSHSKLVSVAGVGSAVFFTHLRPFSLDDWRAIRRFLSKKCPLIRAYGAIRFDATANIASEWSAFGSFYFMVPQVEFDELEGSSIIAATIAWDNAASWTYQRAIDALQATIWQLSSVLITVQKKNPHSHILANTHVPGKASWDHAVNRALQIISRNDPVLIKVVLARSTRVVTAADIDPLTWLACLKVEGENAYQFCLQPPHSPAFIGNTPEQLFHRDRLSICSEALAGTRARGGSELLDLNIEQDLLSSAKDHNEFAIVRECIRRRLEAVCSSVIIEPKKAIRKFTRVQHLYARLRGRLQAEDDEFKILSSVHPTPAVCGYPTEDARAFISETEMFDRGMYAGPVGWFGGEESEFAVGIRSALVEKGLGALIYAGTGIVEGSDSSLEWEELELKTSQFTKLMKLEAPLLTRGQSRIINQNQKVR; encoded by the exons ATGGCTGTAGGTGTAAGGCACTGCACCATAAGGTTCATGGAACTTGAATCATCATCACtaatgaaatgtttgctcttGTCTTCACCTCTATATAGAAAGCAATCAGTTCACTTCTCCAACTCTTCTACTCAA AGATATAATCAATGTTGTTCATTGTCGATGAATGGATGCCAAGGCGATTCAAGAGCTCCTATTGGAATCGTTGAAACTCGAACTTTGCCTGCAGTTTCTAGCCCTGCATTGGCCATGGAACGTCTCAATTCTGCCATCTCCGATATGATTAAGTCCGATCCTCCGCCTTACGATTCCGGCATTATTCGCCTTGAG GTGCCAATTGAAGAGCAGATTGAATCACTTGAGTGGCTTCATGCCCAGAACCATCTCCTCCTCCCTCGCTGCTTCTTCTCCGGTCGAAGAGTTGCTTCTGAAATGTGCATCAATGGAGCTTCTTCTCATTCTAAATTGGTCAGTGTAGCTGGTGTCGGTTCAGCTGTCTTCTTTACTCATTTACGTCCCTTCTCATTAGACGATTGGCGTGCTATAAGAAG GTTCCTCTCCAAGAAATGTCCACTAATTCGTGCTTATGGGGCAATCCGATTTGATGCAACAGCCAATATAGCTTCTGAATGGAGTGCTTTTGGCTCATTTTATTTCATGGTTCCTCAG GTTGAGTTTGATGAGCTTGAAGGAAGTTCAATTATTGCTGCAACTATTGCATGGGACAATGCTGCCTCATGGACATACCAGAGGGCAATAGATGCACTTCAGGCCACAATATGGCAG CTTTCCTCCGTTCTTATAACAGTGCAGAAGAAAAATCCCCATTCGCATATACTTGCCAATACACATGTGCCGGGTAAAGCGTCTTGGGACCATGCGGTTAACCGTGCTTTGCAAATAATAAGCAGAAATGACCCTGTACTGATCAAG GTGGTACTTGCTCGTAGCACCAGAGTTGTGACAGCTGCAGATATTGATCCACTAACATGGCTGGCTTGCTTAAAG GTTGAAGGAGAAAATGCATATCAGTTCTGTTTGCAACCTCCCCATTCGCCGGCATTCATTGGAAACACT CCAGAGCAGCTATTTCATCGGGACCGCCTCAGCATTTGTAGTGAGGCTTTAGCTGGAACACGGGCTAGGGGTGGATCAGAGCTTCTGGATCTTAATATAGAACAGGATTTACTATCCAG CGCTAAGGACCATAATGAGTTTGCTATAGTACGGGAGTGCATAAGAAGAAGATTGGAG GCTGTGTGTTCAAGCGTTATAATTGAACCAAAGAAAGCAATAAGAAAATTTACAAGAGTTCAACATCTTTACGCTCGATTGAGGGGGAGACTCCAGGCTGAAGATGATGAG TTTAAGATATTGTCATCCGTGCACCCTACTCCAGCAGTTTGTGGGTATCCTACAGAAGATGCACGGGCTTTTATTTCAGAAACTG AAATGTTTGACCGAGGAATGTATGCTGGTCCTGTTGGTTGGTTTGGAGGGGAAGAGAGTGAATTTGCGGTTGGAATAAGGTCGGCTTTGGTTGAAAAG GGTCTTGGCGCACTAATTTATGCGGGAACTGGGATAGTGGAAGGAAGTGATTCATCTCTAGAATGGGAAGAGCTAGAGCTAAAGACTTCACAG TTCACCAAATTGATGAAACTTGAGGCACCTCTTTTGACTAGAGGACAAAGTAGGATTATCAATCAGAATCAGAAAG TGAGATGA
- the LOC778225 gene encoding isochorismate synthase isoform X1, which produces MAVGVRHCTIRFMELESSSLMKCLLLSSPLYRKQSVHFSNSSTQRYNQCCSLSMNGCQGDSRAPIGIVETRTLPAVSSPALAMERLNSAISDMIKSDPPPYDSGIIRLEVPIEEQIESLEWLHAQNHLLLPRCFFSGRRVASEMCINGASSHSKLVSVAGVGSAVFFTHLRPFSLDDWRAIRRFLSKKCPLIRAYGAIRFDATANIASEWSAFGSFYFMVPQVEFDELEGSSIIAATIAWDNAASWTYQRAIDALQATIWQLSSVLITVQKKNPHSHILANTHVPGKASWDHAVNRALQIISRNDPVLIKVVLARSTRVVTAADIDPLTWLACLKVEGENAYQFCLQPPHSPAFIGNTPEQLFHRDRLSICSEALAGTRARGGSELLDLNIEQDLLSSAKDHNEFAIVRECIRRRLEAVCSSVIIEPKKAIRKFTRVQHLYARLRGRLQAEDDEFKILSSVHPTPAVCGYPTEDARAFISETEMFDRGMYAGPVGWFGGEESEFAVGIRSALVEKGLGALIYAGTGIVEGSDSSLEWEELELKTSQFTKLMKLEAPLLTRGQSRIINQNQKGKRTLCQEFTEAQSIKNLKVFPS; this is translated from the exons ATGGCTGTAGGTGTAAGGCACTGCACCATAAGGTTCATGGAACTTGAATCATCATCACtaatgaaatgtttgctcttGTCTTCACCTCTATATAGAAAGCAATCAGTTCACTTCTCCAACTCTTCTACTCAA AGATATAATCAATGTTGTTCATTGTCGATGAATGGATGCCAAGGCGATTCAAGAGCTCCTATTGGAATCGTTGAAACTCGAACTTTGCCTGCAGTTTCTAGCCCTGCATTGGCCATGGAACGTCTCAATTCTGCCATCTCCGATATGATTAAGTCCGATCCTCCGCCTTACGATTCCGGCATTATTCGCCTTGAG GTGCCAATTGAAGAGCAGATTGAATCACTTGAGTGGCTTCATGCCCAGAACCATCTCCTCCTCCCTCGCTGCTTCTTCTCCGGTCGAAGAGTTGCTTCTGAAATGTGCATCAATGGAGCTTCTTCTCATTCTAAATTGGTCAGTGTAGCTGGTGTCGGTTCAGCTGTCTTCTTTACTCATTTACGTCCCTTCTCATTAGACGATTGGCGTGCTATAAGAAG GTTCCTCTCCAAGAAATGTCCACTAATTCGTGCTTATGGGGCAATCCGATTTGATGCAACAGCCAATATAGCTTCTGAATGGAGTGCTTTTGGCTCATTTTATTTCATGGTTCCTCAG GTTGAGTTTGATGAGCTTGAAGGAAGTTCAATTATTGCTGCAACTATTGCATGGGACAATGCTGCCTCATGGACATACCAGAGGGCAATAGATGCACTTCAGGCCACAATATGGCAG CTTTCCTCCGTTCTTATAACAGTGCAGAAGAAAAATCCCCATTCGCATATACTTGCCAATACACATGTGCCGGGTAAAGCGTCTTGGGACCATGCGGTTAACCGTGCTTTGCAAATAATAAGCAGAAATGACCCTGTACTGATCAAG GTGGTACTTGCTCGTAGCACCAGAGTTGTGACAGCTGCAGATATTGATCCACTAACATGGCTGGCTTGCTTAAAG GTTGAAGGAGAAAATGCATATCAGTTCTGTTTGCAACCTCCCCATTCGCCGGCATTCATTGGAAACACT CCAGAGCAGCTATTTCATCGGGACCGCCTCAGCATTTGTAGTGAGGCTTTAGCTGGAACACGGGCTAGGGGTGGATCAGAGCTTCTGGATCTTAATATAGAACAGGATTTACTATCCAG CGCTAAGGACCATAATGAGTTTGCTATAGTACGGGAGTGCATAAGAAGAAGATTGGAG GCTGTGTGTTCAAGCGTTATAATTGAACCAAAGAAAGCAATAAGAAAATTTACAAGAGTTCAACATCTTTACGCTCGATTGAGGGGGAGACTCCAGGCTGAAGATGATGAG TTTAAGATATTGTCATCCGTGCACCCTACTCCAGCAGTTTGTGGGTATCCTACAGAAGATGCACGGGCTTTTATTTCAGAAACTG AAATGTTTGACCGAGGAATGTATGCTGGTCCTGTTGGTTGGTTTGGAGGGGAAGAGAGTGAATTTGCGGTTGGAATAAGGTCGGCTTTGGTTGAAAAG GGTCTTGGCGCACTAATTTATGCGGGAACTGGGATAGTGGAAGGAAGTGATTCATCTCTAGAATGGGAAGAGCTAGAGCTAAAGACTTCACAG TTCACCAAATTGATGAAACTTGAGGCACCTCTTTTGACTAGAGGACAAAGTAGGATTATCAATCAGAATCAGAAAG GAAAAAGGACATTGTGTCAGGAATTTACAGAAGCACAGAGCATCAAAAACCTAAAAGTTTTTCCATCTTAG
- the LOC778225 gene encoding isochorismate synthase: protein MAVGVRHCTIRFMELESSSLMKCLLLSSPLYRKQSVHFSNSSTQRYNQCCSLSMNGCQGDSRAPIGIVETRTLPAVSSPALAMERLNSAISDMIKSDPPPYDSGIIRLEVPIEEQIESLEWLHAQNHLLLPRCFFSGRRVASEMCINGASSHSKLVSVAGVGSAVFFTHLRPFSLDDWRAIRRFLSKKCPLIRAYGAIRFDATANIASEWSAFGSFYFMVPQVEFDELEGSSIIAATIAWDNAASWTYQRAIDALQATIWQLSSVLITVQKKNPHSHILANTHVPGKASWDHAVNRALQIISRNDPVLIKVVLARSTRVVTAADIDPLTWLACLKVEGENAYQFCLQPPHSPAFIGNTPEQLFHRDRLSICSEALAGTRARGGSELLDLNIEQDLLSSAKDHNEFAIVRECIRRRLEAVCSSVIIEPKKAIRKFTRVQHLYARLRGRLQAEDDEFKILSSVHPTPAVCGYPTEDARAFISETEMFDRGMYAGPVGWFGGEESEFAVGIRSALVEKGLGALIYAGTGIVEGSDSSLEWEELELKTSQFTKLMKLEAPLLTRGQSRIINQNQKGLSCLPHRI from the exons ATGGCTGTAGGTGTAAGGCACTGCACCATAAGGTTCATGGAACTTGAATCATCATCACtaatgaaatgtttgctcttGTCTTCACCTCTATATAGAAAGCAATCAGTTCACTTCTCCAACTCTTCTACTCAA AGATATAATCAATGTTGTTCATTGTCGATGAATGGATGCCAAGGCGATTCAAGAGCTCCTATTGGAATCGTTGAAACTCGAACTTTGCCTGCAGTTTCTAGCCCTGCATTGGCCATGGAACGTCTCAATTCTGCCATCTCCGATATGATTAAGTCCGATCCTCCGCCTTACGATTCCGGCATTATTCGCCTTGAG GTGCCAATTGAAGAGCAGATTGAATCACTTGAGTGGCTTCATGCCCAGAACCATCTCCTCCTCCCTCGCTGCTTCTTCTCCGGTCGAAGAGTTGCTTCTGAAATGTGCATCAATGGAGCTTCTTCTCATTCTAAATTGGTCAGTGTAGCTGGTGTCGGTTCAGCTGTCTTCTTTACTCATTTACGTCCCTTCTCATTAGACGATTGGCGTGCTATAAGAAG GTTCCTCTCCAAGAAATGTCCACTAATTCGTGCTTATGGGGCAATCCGATTTGATGCAACAGCCAATATAGCTTCTGAATGGAGTGCTTTTGGCTCATTTTATTTCATGGTTCCTCAG GTTGAGTTTGATGAGCTTGAAGGAAGTTCAATTATTGCTGCAACTATTGCATGGGACAATGCTGCCTCATGGACATACCAGAGGGCAATAGATGCACTTCAGGCCACAATATGGCAG CTTTCCTCCGTTCTTATAACAGTGCAGAAGAAAAATCCCCATTCGCATATACTTGCCAATACACATGTGCCGGGTAAAGCGTCTTGGGACCATGCGGTTAACCGTGCTTTGCAAATAATAAGCAGAAATGACCCTGTACTGATCAAG GTGGTACTTGCTCGTAGCACCAGAGTTGTGACAGCTGCAGATATTGATCCACTAACATGGCTGGCTTGCTTAAAG GTTGAAGGAGAAAATGCATATCAGTTCTGTTTGCAACCTCCCCATTCGCCGGCATTCATTGGAAACACT CCAGAGCAGCTATTTCATCGGGACCGCCTCAGCATTTGTAGTGAGGCTTTAGCTGGAACACGGGCTAGGGGTGGATCAGAGCTTCTGGATCTTAATATAGAACAGGATTTACTATCCAG CGCTAAGGACCATAATGAGTTTGCTATAGTACGGGAGTGCATAAGAAGAAGATTGGAG GCTGTGTGTTCAAGCGTTATAATTGAACCAAAGAAAGCAATAAGAAAATTTACAAGAGTTCAACATCTTTACGCTCGATTGAGGGGGAGACTCCAGGCTGAAGATGATGAG TTTAAGATATTGTCATCCGTGCACCCTACTCCAGCAGTTTGTGGGTATCCTACAGAAGATGCACGGGCTTTTATTTCAGAAACTG AAATGTTTGACCGAGGAATGTATGCTGGTCCTGTTGGTTGGTTTGGAGGGGAAGAGAGTGAATTTGCGGTTGGAATAAGGTCGGCTTTGGTTGAAAAG GGTCTTGGCGCACTAATTTATGCGGGAACTGGGATAGTGGAAGGAAGTGATTCATCTCTAGAATGGGAAGAGCTAGAGCTAAAGACTTCACAG TTCACCAAATTGATGAAACTTGAGGCACCTCTTTTGACTAGAGGACAAAGTAGGATTATCAATCAGAATCAGAAAGGTTTGTCATGCCTGCCGCATCGTATTTAG